In Flammeovirgaceae bacterium 311, one DNA window encodes the following:
- a CDS encoding resolvase, N-terminal (COG1961 Site-specific recombinases, DNA invertase Pin homologs), with protein sequence MKNYVAYYRVSTQKQGQSGIGLEAQKRTVEQFCREGDILSEFTDVESGKNISRPELMKAIVHAKKHQALLVIAKLDRLSRNIFFISSLLESKVHFKACDLPEADHFTVHLFAALAEKERKMNSERTKSALESKKAQGFLLGNPKNLTQAAQLKGIEAVRTNALTNEHNIKAGEMARLLKREGASLRHIAQRLNQLGYATRYGKSFHATSVKRLLESQMGQLQAQIQHAATLLLMFCYIYY encoded by the coding sequence ATGAAGAATTACGTTGCCTATTACCGGGTGTCAACCCAAAAGCAGGGACAGTCAGGAATTGGACTTGAAGCCCAAAAAAGAACAGTCGAACAATTCTGTAGGGAAGGGGATATCCTCTCTGAATTTACTGATGTGGAATCGGGTAAGAATATCTCGCGGCCTGAGCTGATGAAAGCGATCGTGCATGCCAAAAAGCATCAGGCCCTACTAGTGATCGCCAAGCTGGATCGTCTTAGTCGGAATATATTTTTTATTTCTTCCCTCTTGGAATCCAAAGTCCATTTTAAGGCATGCGATCTACCCGAAGCAGATCACTTCACGGTACACCTATTTGCTGCCCTGGCAGAGAAGGAAAGGAAGATGAATTCCGAAAGAACGAAGTCTGCACTAGAGAGCAAAAAAGCCCAAGGCTTTTTATTGGGTAATCCAAAGAACCTAACCCAGGCGGCTCAACTAAAAGGAATAGAAGCAGTGAGAACAAACGCACTCACTAATGAACATAATATTAAGGCTGGTGAAATGGCTCGATTGCTTAAAAGGGAAGGTGCTTCTCTTCGTCACATAGCGCAAAGGCTAAATCAGCTTGGCTACGCTACCAGATATGGAAAAAGCTTCCATGCTACATCGGTAAAACGTCTTTTAGAAAGTCAAATGGGGCAGCTTCAGGCACAAATACAACATGCTGCAACTCTATTATTAATGTTCTGTTACATTTACTACTAA
- a CDS encoding hypothetical protein (COG4680 Uncharacterized protein conserved in bacteria) — translation MKNIVAIVNIRAFYQKHPDSKESLLTWLDVTRKAQWKNPHDVKQSFNSADPIANSRVVFNNARNKYRLIAKINYQMQWVFICFIGTHQEYDQTDATTVCIY, via the coding sequence ATGAAGAACATTGTTGCTATTGTCAACATTAGAGCATTCTACCAAAAGCATCCGGACTCGAAAGAATCATTACTGACATGGTTGGACGTGACAAGGAAAGCGCAGTGGAAGAATCCCCATGATGTGAAGCAGAGTTTTAACAGTGCTGACCCGATAGCGAATAGCAGAGTGGTCTTCAACAATGCAAGAAATAAGTACAGGCTGATTGCCAAAATTAATTATCAGATGCAGTGGGTGTTCATTTGTTTTATAGGCACTCACCAGGAATATGATCAAACAGATGCAACAACTGTTTGCATCTACTGA
- a CDS encoding transcription regulator with HTH domain (COG5499 Predicted transcription regulator containing HTH domain) produces MQQLFASTDHRNLKKTIPRQQAKDINQTTYHIFKLQFNMVTVNAIHTKQGYKAALKRLNEIFDAQPGTAEGEEAEVLILLIEKYEAENFPVEYPNPIEAIKIRMEDLGLQDKDLVEAMGNKSSVSLVLNRKRPLTLDMIRNLSDLLGLSVELLIQPYELNNDKLQHA; encoded by the coding sequence ATGCAACAACTGTTTGCATCTACTGATCATAGAAATTTAAAGAAGACGATCCCCCGGCAGCAGGCCAAGGATATTAACCAGACTACTTACCACATTTTTAAATTACAATTCAACATGGTTACTGTAAATGCTATTCATACCAAACAAGGTTACAAGGCAGCTCTTAAGAGATTAAATGAAATCTTTGATGCTCAGCCAGGTACTGCAGAGGGTGAAGAAGCAGAAGTATTAATTTTACTAATTGAGAAATACGAAGCTGAAAATTTTCCTGTTGAGTATCCAAATCCTATTGAGGCGATCAAGATCCGCATGGAAGATCTTGGGTTACAGGATAAAGATCTAGTTGAGGCTATGGGCAATAAAAGTTCTGTAAGCCTTGTGCTAAACCGCAAAAGACCACTTACACTTGATATGATCAGAAATCTATCTGATTTACTAGGTCTCTCTGTTGAGCTGTTAATTCAACCTTATGAGCTCAATAATGATAAACTGCAGCACGCATAA